A single region of the Sphingobium sp. TKS genome encodes:
- a CDS encoding Fic family protein has translation MLWNWQLPDWTQFGFDETRLREAEARFLKSAGIVVGSMHHLDREARQEIVIELISQEMVDSSAIEGEILDRDSVQSSIARQLGFAADKRRSNPAEAGAAELMVDLYRHYGEPLTDRLLFNWHKMLMNGRYDLADIGTYRTHADPMQIVSGALHAPRVHFEAPPSDRLREEMGPFIAWFNDSAPQGNSPMPAITRAAIAHLWFETIHPFEDGNGRLGRAIAEKALAQSLEAPTLTALAATINRHRKAYYSQLHRASQTNQIDAWMGWFADIVLEAQTRTIESIRFLIEKTRLLDRLRDRINARQEKALIRMMAEGPDGFVGGLSAHNYRTITDAASATATRDLAELVTLGALNRVGERRYARYHLAIATRKGSEGASG, from the coding sequence ATGCTCTGGAACTGGCAGCTCCCTGACTGGACCCAATTCGGCTTCGATGAAACCCGCTTGCGCGAGGCGGAGGCGCGCTTTCTCAAGAGCGCCGGTATCGTCGTTGGATCGATGCATCATCTCGATCGTGAGGCTCGTCAAGAAATTGTGATCGAGCTAATCTCGCAGGAAATGGTCGATAGTTCGGCCATTGAGGGTGAGATTCTGGATCGCGACAGCGTCCAGTCCTCCATTGCCCGCCAGCTTGGCTTCGCGGCTGACAAGCGTCGTTCGAATCCCGCTGAGGCCGGTGCGGCTGAGTTGATGGTTGACCTCTATCGGCATTATGGGGAGCCGTTGACCGACCGGCTTCTGTTCAACTGGCACAAGATGCTGATGAATGGTCGCTACGATTTGGCCGACATCGGCACATATAGGACCCATGCCGATCCCATGCAGATCGTGTCCGGTGCGCTGCATGCGCCGCGTGTTCACTTCGAGGCGCCGCCGTCAGACCGGCTGCGGGAAGAGATGGGACCGTTCATTGCTTGGTTCAACGATAGCGCGCCGCAGGGCAACTCTCCCATGCCTGCGATCACGCGGGCGGCAATAGCTCATCTCTGGTTCGAGACCATCCACCCTTTCGAGGATGGCAACGGTCGACTTGGTCGCGCAATAGCGGAGAAGGCTTTGGCGCAAAGTCTGGAGGCGCCGACGCTCACCGCCTTGGCGGCCACCATCAACCGCCACAGGAAGGCCTATTATTCGCAACTGCATCGTGCCAGCCAGACCAACCAGATTGATGCTTGGATGGGTTGGTTTGCCGACATCGTGCTGGAGGCGCAGACGCGTACCATTGAGAGTATCCGGTTCTTAATCGAAAAGACCCGCCTGCTTGATCGTCTGCGCGACAGGATCAATGCACGGCAGGAAAAGGCGCTGATCCGCATGATGGCGGAAGGGCCGGATGGCTTCGTCGGTGGGCTGAGCGCCCATAATTATCGCACGATCACCGATGCCGCCTCGGCGACAGCAACTCGTGATCTGGCGGAACTTGTCACACTCGGCGCGTTGAATCGGGTCGGCGAGCGGCGCTACGCCCGCTATCATCTCGCGATTGCCACTAGAAAGGGTAGTGAAGGCGCGAGCGGGTAA
- a CDS encoding Fic family protein, producing MARPIPEPELEAITAAVAGHTDGASITQIEEALAVPIARRTLQYRLRALVDGRRLRVTGENRAARYHLPSNAPQGQKAQADIVPLSEEGQAALVYVRQPVEARRPVGYDRAFLDGYRPNTSFYLTTAERAHLAGLGKPGVVAAPAGTYAKQILGRLLIDLAWNSSRLEGNTYSLLDTRRLIDFGEAAEGHAQREAQMILNHKDAIEFLVASADEIGFNRYTILNLHALLANNLLADPAAVGRLRHIIVGIDGSTFHPLEIPGLIEDCFDELLATAAAIEDPFEQAFFVMVQLPYLQPFDDVNKRVSRLAANIPLIRANLAPLAFTDVPGDLYTRAMLAVYESNDITLLRDVFLWAYERSAQRYAAVRQSMGEPDPFRLRYREPLRDIVRDVLRTPMNRKAARAHLVAVTAELIRAEDREQFIEVAETELLGLHDGNFARYQVRPSEFAAWRAVWNPS from the coding sequence ATGGCCCGCCCGATCCCCGAACCCGAACTGGAGGCAATCACGGCTGCTGTCGCCGGCCACACGGACGGAGCGTCGATTACGCAGATCGAGGAAGCCCTCGCAGTGCCTATCGCCCGTCGCACGCTGCAGTACCGACTTCGGGCTCTGGTCGATGGCCGCCGGCTGCGCGTTACGGGCGAAAACCGCGCCGCGCGATACCATCTCCCGAGCAATGCGCCGCAGGGTCAGAAGGCACAAGCCGACATCGTCCCTCTGTCAGAGGAGGGCCAAGCCGCCCTTGTCTATGTCCGGCAGCCCGTCGAAGCACGCCGGCCCGTAGGCTATGACCGTGCTTTTCTCGATGGCTATCGTCCCAATACAAGCTTCTACCTGACCACAGCCGAACGCGCTCATCTTGCTGGCCTGGGCAAGCCAGGCGTCGTAGCGGCACCCGCAGGTACCTATGCGAAGCAGATTCTAGGCCGCTTGCTGATCGACCTGGCCTGGAATTCCAGCCGCCTTGAGGGAAACACCTATTCACTGCTCGATACTCGGCGCCTGATCGACTTCGGCGAGGCGGCCGAAGGTCATGCGCAGCGCGAAGCGCAGATGATCCTCAATCACAAGGACGCAATCGAGTTTCTTGTCGCATCCGCCGACGAGATCGGCTTCAACCGCTATACCATCCTCAACCTGCACGCGCTGCTCGCCAATAACCTGCTCGCCGACCCGGCCGCTGTCGGACGGCTGCGTCACATCATCGTCGGCATCGATGGCTCGACCTTTCATCCCCTCGAAATCCCGGGATTGATCGAGGATTGCTTCGACGAGTTGCTCGCGACCGCGGCCGCGATCGAAGACCCCTTCGAACAGGCCTTCTTCGTCATGGTCCAACTGCCCTATCTCCAGCCCTTCGACGATGTGAACAAGCGCGTGTCGCGCCTCGCCGCCAACATTCCGTTGATTAGAGCCAATCTGGCACCTCTGGCGTTCACCGACGTACCGGGCGATCTTTACACCCGCGCGATGCTCGCCGTGTACGAGTCGAACGACATCACCTTGCTCCGCGACGTGTTCCTCTGGGCCTATGAACGCTCCGCCCAGCGCTATGCCGCCGTGCGCCAGTCGATGGGCGAGCCGGACCCCTTCCGGCTTCGCTACCGCGAACCGCTGCGCGATATCGTGCGCGATGTTCTGCGCACACCGATGAACCGCAAGGCCGCGCGCGCACATCTCGTGGCGGTCACCGCTGAGCTCATTCGCGCCGAAGACCGCGAACAGTTCATCGAAGTCGCGGAGACAGAACTGCTCGGGCTCCATGACGGGAATTTCGCTCGTTACCAGGTGCGACCATCTGAATTCGCAGCGTGGCGCGCAGTCTGGAATCCGTCCTGA
- a CDS encoding dicarboxylate/amino acid:cation symporter, with the protein MLPSTMPSDQAVVRLPFYRQLYVQVLIAIGLGVGIGHFFPETGVALQPLGEAFIKLVKMIIAPVIFLTIVTGVAGMKELGAIGRVAAKAFAYFLTFSTLALIVGLIVANVVHPGSGLNIDPATLDAGKVAEYQQQAHSRTLTGFLMDIIPGTLISAVADGHNILQVLFVAILFGIALTMIGEKADPLMTVLESASHAIFKLVSFLMKAAPLGAFGAMAFTIGKYGVGALANLAGLVATFYLTSLLFVLVVLGVVARLAGFNILHLIRYLKAELLLVLGTSSSEAALPSLIEKMERAGCRKSVVGLVVPTGYSFNLDGTNIYMTLAALFIAQATNVHLSLEEQLLLLLVAMLSSKGAAGVTGAGFITLAATLSIVPSVPVAGMTLILGVDRFMSECRSLTNFIGNAVATVVVSAWEKGLDRERFAAAMAGQPLPPTLDMEEVVSG; encoded by the coding sequence ATGTTGCCATCGACCATGCCGTCCGATCAGGCCGTCGTGCGCCTGCCATTCTATCGCCAGCTCTACGTCCAGGTGCTGATCGCCATCGGGCTGGGCGTGGGGATCGGGCATTTCTTTCCGGAAACCGGCGTGGCGCTTCAACCTTTGGGAGAGGCCTTCATCAAGCTGGTCAAGATGATCATAGCGCCGGTCATCTTCCTCACCATCGTGACCGGCGTTGCGGGGATGAAGGAACTGGGCGCGATCGGCCGGGTGGCGGCCAAGGCCTTCGCCTATTTCCTGACCTTTTCCACTCTGGCGCTGATCGTCGGGCTGATCGTCGCCAATGTCGTGCATCCGGGCTCGGGCCTCAATATCGATCCGGCGACGCTGGATGCCGGCAAGGTGGCCGAATATCAGCAGCAGGCGCACAGTAGGACGCTGACCGGCTTCCTGATGGACATCATCCCCGGCACGCTGATTTCGGCCGTGGCGGATGGGCATAATATCCTGCAGGTGCTGTTCGTCGCGATCCTGTTCGGCATCGCGCTCACCATGATCGGGGAAAAGGCCGATCCGCTGATGACCGTGCTCGAATCGGCCAGCCATGCCATCTTCAAGCTGGTATCCTTTCTGATGAAGGCCGCGCCTTTGGGCGCATTCGGCGCGATGGCCTTCACCATCGGCAAATATGGCGTGGGGGCGCTGGCCAATCTGGCGGGGCTGGTGGCGACCTTCTATCTGACCTCGCTACTGTTCGTGCTGGTGGTGCTGGGCGTGGTGGCGCGGCTGGCGGGGTTCAACATCCTGCATCTGATCCGCTATCTGAAGGCGGAACTGCTGTTGGTGCTCGGCACCTCCTCCTCCGAAGCGGCGCTGCCGAGCCTGATCGAGAAAATGGAGCGCGCCGGATGCCGGAAATCGGTGGTCGGACTGGTGGTGCCGACGGGCTACAGCTTCAACCTCGACGGCACCAACATCTACATGACGCTGGCGGCGCTGTTCATCGCGCAGGCGACCAATGTCCATCTGAGCCTGGAGGAGCAATTGCTGCTGCTGCTGGTCGCCATGCTTTCCAGCAAGGGGGCGGCGGGCGTGACCGGGGCGGGCTTCATCACTTTGGCAGCGACCCTCTCGATCGTGCCTTCGGTGCCGGTGGCGGGCATGACGCTGATCCTGGGCGTGGACCGATTCATGAGCGAATGCCGGAGCCTCACTAATTTCATCGGCAATGCGGTGGCGACCGTCGTGGTGTCGGCATGGGAAAAGGGGCTGGACCGCGAGCGATTCGCCGCGGCCATGGCCGGGCAGCCGCTGCCTCCCACGCTGGATATGGAAGAGGTCGTATCGGGCTGA
- the cpdR gene encoding cell cycle two-component system response regulator CpdR encodes MVRILLAEDDESMRAYLARALERSGYDVVAVATGAQAVPHIDSDRFDLLLTDIVMPEMDGIELAQHAAAVAPDMRIMFITGFAAVTLKAGKAVPQAKVLSKPFHLRDLVLEVERMFGTESLTGLN; translated from the coding sequence ATGGTTCGAATTCTGCTAGCCGAAGATGATGAAAGCATGCGCGCCTATCTGGCTCGCGCCCTGGAGCGTTCGGGCTATGACGTCGTCGCCGTCGCCACGGGTGCGCAGGCGGTGCCCCATATCGACAGCGACCGGTTCGACCTGTTGCTGACCGACATCGTCATGCCGGAAATGGACGGGATCGAACTCGCCCAGCATGCCGCCGCCGTGGCGCCCGACATGCGAATCATGTTCATCACCGGCTTTGCCGCCGTCACGCTGAAGGCGGGCAAGGCTGTGCCGCAGGCAAAGGTTCTGTCCAAGCCCTTCCACCTGCGCGACCTGGTGCTGGAGGTCGAGCGGATGTTCGGCACGGAGAGCCTGACCGGACTCAACTGA
- a CDS encoding N-formylglutamate amidohydrolase produces MGHSAPPVPTETTPAYDLYEPDVSSGPVVISVPHAGRDYDEALLAQARVRQDVLQRLEDRWADLIAYPLVERGFPVLVARVPRATIDLNRHEREIDAGMVSGIPRDMALQSSVKLRGGLGLIPRRLPGAHELWLRSLGWAEVERRIDQFHRPYHATLGRLMRAARDAHGHAILIDLHSMPPLPPPTAGQVAPGLVLGDRFGRSASARLMTLAADVGAAHGLTVAQNHPYAGDHMIERHGRPAHGLYAIQLECDRSLYLDSALDQPGAGLARLQQVVGAIVNALAHELPRSTYALAAE; encoded by the coding sequence TTGGGACATAGCGCGCCGCCGGTTCCGACCGAAACAACGCCCGCCTATGATCTTTACGAGCCGGATGTCTCTTCCGGCCCGGTCGTCATTTCCGTGCCGCATGCGGGGCGGGATTATGATGAGGCGCTGTTGGCGCAGGCGCGGGTGCGGCAGGATGTGTTGCAAAGGCTGGAGGATCGCTGGGCCGATCTGATCGCCTATCCGCTGGTCGAACGCGGCTTTCCGGTGCTGGTGGCGCGGGTGCCGCGCGCGACGATCGACCTCAACCGGCATGAGCGGGAAATCGATGCGGGCATGGTCAGCGGCATTCCGCGGGACATGGCCTTGCAGAGCAGCGTCAAATTGCGCGGAGGGCTGGGCCTGATACCGCGCCGCTTGCCCGGCGCGCATGAACTCTGGCTGCGGTCGCTCGGCTGGGCGGAGGTCGAACGCCGGATCGATCAGTTCCACAGACCCTATCATGCGACGCTGGGCCGGTTGATGCGGGCGGCCCGCGATGCCCATGGCCATGCGATCCTGATCGATCTGCATTCCATGCCGCCGCTTCCGCCACCCACTGCGGGGCAGGTCGCGCCGGGGCTGGTGCTGGGGGACCGATTCGGGCGCAGCGCTTCGGCCCGGTTGATGACGCTGGCGGCGGACGTGGGGGCGGCCCATGGTCTGACCGTCGCGCAAAATCACCCCTATGCCGGTGACCATATGATCGAGCGCCATGGCCGCCCCGCCCACGGCCTTTATGCGATCCAGTTGGAATGCGACCGGAGCCTCTATCTGGACAGCGCCCTGGATCAGCCGGGGGCTGGGCTTGCCCGCTTGCAGCAAGTGGTGGGCGCCATCGTGAACGCGCTTGCCCATGAGCTGCCGCGTTCGACCTACGCTTTGGCGGCGGAATGA
- a CDS encoding OprO/OprP family phosphate-selective porin → MNRTSRLAGGLAMCIMPSPVAAQAISETEAVELRAQIAALKAQVERLEARLGSAPPPPPVGQAAAAAPKSEATSISWKGGPVFSKGAASFKVKGRIQYDAGLLMTPQSVQDRAKGYSNELRRLRLGGEGQLGGGFGYKLELELSDNSVDLVDTFITYEKDKWLVTLGNHNAFQSLDELISDTGGSVMERAAFTDAFGFERRLGLSAQYRSGMLLAQAGVFSDSADSLTNDADGPEGGDENNSYGVDGRIVLAPKLGKTQLHFGLSGHWRDFQRLSETPQRYRQRAYLHTANSRFLSTPRMAADGETHYGAEFAGARGPLWWAGEAHWLRVSWPGLADPTFFGGYGEVGYVLTGESRGYKNGIFGIVKPDRPVGSGGWGALQATVRYDYLSLNDKDIVGGTQNGIIAALVWTPVEYLRFNVNYAHLDYSDAAILAGGRNDYGVDVIGWRAELDF, encoded by the coding sequence ATGAATCGAACCTCCCGATTGGCCGGTGGGCTGGCGATGTGCATCATGCCTTCGCCGGTTGCGGCCCAGGCCATCAGCGAAACCGAAGCCGTCGAACTGAGGGCGCAGATCGCGGCGCTCAAGGCGCAGGTCGAACGGCTGGAAGCGCGGCTCGGCAGCGCGCCGCCGCCGCCTCCCGTTGGCCAAGCCGCTGCCGCCGCGCCGAAGTCGGAAGCGACCAGCATCAGTTGGAAGGGCGGGCCGGTCTTCAGCAAGGGGGCGGCCAGCTTCAAGGTGAAGGGGCGCATCCAATATGACGCCGGGTTGCTGATGACGCCGCAGAGCGTGCAGGATCGGGCCAAGGGCTATTCCAATGAGCTGCGCCGCCTGCGCCTGGGCGGGGAGGGGCAATTGGGCGGCGGTTTCGGTTATAAGCTGGAACTGGAACTGTCCGATAACAGCGTCGATCTGGTCGACACCTTCATCACCTATGAGAAGGACAAGTGGCTGGTCACGCTGGGCAACCACAATGCGTTCCAGTCGCTGGACGAGCTGATCAGCGACACCGGCGGATCGGTGATGGAGCGCGCCGCCTTTACCGATGCTTTCGGTTTCGAGCGGCGGCTGGGGCTGTCGGCGCAATATCGTTCCGGCATGCTGCTGGCGCAGGCGGGCGTCTTCTCCGACAGCGCGGATTCACTCACCAATGATGCGGATGGGCCGGAGGGGGGCGATGAAAATAACAGCTATGGCGTCGATGGCCGCATCGTGCTGGCGCCCAAGCTAGGCAAGACCCAGTTGCATTTCGGGCTTTCTGGTCACTGGCGGGACTTTCAGCGCTTGTCGGAAACGCCGCAGCGTTACCGCCAGCGCGCCTATCTCCACACCGCCAACAGCCGCTTCCTTTCGACGCCCCGCATGGCGGCGGATGGCGAAACCCATTATGGCGCCGAATTCGCCGGCGCGCGTGGGCCGCTCTGGTGGGCGGGCGAGGCGCATTGGCTGCGTGTGTCGTGGCCTGGCCTGGCCGATCCGACCTTCTTCGGCGGCTATGGCGAAGTCGGCTATGTGCTGACCGGGGAATCGCGGGGCTACAAGAACGGGATATTCGGCATCGTGAAGCCCGACCGCCCGGTCGGCAGCGGCGGCTGGGGCGCGCTCCAGGCGACGGTGCGCTATGATTATCTCAGCCTCAACGACAAGGACATCGTCGGGGGCACGCAGAACGGCATCATCGCGGCGCTGGTATGGACGCCGGTCGAATATCTGCGCTTCAACGTCAATTACGCGCATCTGGACTATAGCGACGCGGCGATCCTGGCCGGGGGGCGCAATGATTATGGCGTGGATGTCATCGGCTGGCGCGCGGAGCTGGATTTCTGA
- the rplL gene encoding 50S ribosomal protein L7/L12: protein MADINALVDQLSALTVLEAAELSKALEEKWGVSAAAAVAVAGPAAAAAAPAAEEQTEFDVILTGDGGKKINVIKEVRAITGLGLTEAKSLVEGAPKAIKEGVSKDEAEKVKKQLEEAGATVELK from the coding sequence ATGGCAGACATCAACGCACTGGTCGATCAGCTCTCGGCCCTGACCGTCCTCGAAGCCGCTGAACTCTCGAAGGCTCTGGAAGAAAAGTGGGGCGTTTCGGCCGCCGCTGCCGTCGCCGTCGCTGGCCCGGCCGCTGCCGCCGCCGCTCCGGCCGCTGAAGAGCAGACCGAATTCGACGTGATCCTCACCGGCGACGGTGGCAAGAAGATCAACGTCATCAAGGAAGTCCGCGCCATCACCGGCCTGGGCCTGACCGAAGCCAAGTCGCTCGTCGAAGGCGCGCCCAAGGCGATCAAGGAAGGCGTCAGCAAGGACGAGGCCGAGAAGGTCAAGAAGCAGCTGGAAGAAGCCGGCGCGACCGTCGAACTCAAGTAA
- the rplJ gene encoding 50S ribosomal protein L10, with protein MDRNQKAEVVSALNAHLAEVGVVVVTRNLGMTVAQSTVLRQKMREAGGTYKVTKNRLARIAFEGTDYTSLSSLLTGPVGLASSADPVAAAKVAVEFAKTNDKLEIVGGAMGEVLLDAEGVKALASMPSLDELRAKIVGLLVAPATKLATVTQAPAAQLARVFNAYAEKNAA; from the coding sequence ATGGATCGTAATCAGAAAGCTGAGGTCGTTTCCGCGCTGAACGCACATCTGGCAGAGGTTGGCGTGGTCGTCGTGACCCGCAACCTCGGCATGACCGTCGCCCAGTCGACCGTCCTGCGTCAGAAGATGCGTGAAGCCGGTGGCACCTACAAGGTTACGAAGAACCGCCTCGCTCGCATCGCCTTTGAAGGCACCGACTATACCAGCCTCAGCAGCCTGCTGACCGGCCCGGTTGGTCTTGCCTCCTCGGCCGATCCGGTTGCAGCCGCCAAGGTTGCAGTCGAATTCGCCAAGACCAACGACAAGCTTGAGATCGTTGGTGGCGCGATGGGCGAAGTGCTGCTGGACGCGGAGGGCGTGAAAGCGCTCGCCTCGATGCCGTCGCTGGATGAACTGCGTGCGAAGATCGTCGGGCTGCTCGTTGCACCCGCGACCAAGCTCGCGACCGTCACCCAGGCGCCGGCTGCGCAGCTCGCGCGGGTCTTCAACGCCTATGCGGAAAAGAACGCGGCCTAA
- a CDS encoding IS5 family transposase, whose amino-acid sequence MWNPTARVHHSRAQLRYGSDLTDAEWHLIEPYLPAPCQRGRRRCWPMREIVEAIFYLLRTGCPWRLLPDSFPPWRTVYRWFCTLRDDGVFESLNHHLVQIDRIRTGREPAPSAAVIDSQSVKTSEAGGPRGYDAGKKTMGRKRHAMVDTDGRALMMLVHPADVQDRDGAVPLLQQSRQRHPFVERTYADSAYNSDRVRDATSITIEIVRKFADQTGFVVHPRRWVVERTFAWMNRNRRLAKDFERTIKSATALLYAAAAIVLIRRIARYA is encoded by the coding sequence ATGTGGAACCCGACCGCCCGCGTGCATCATAGCCGCGCACAGCTTCGCTATGGAAGCGATCTTACCGACGCGGAATGGCATTTGATCGAGCCATATTTGCCTGCGCCGTGCCAGCGCGGACGACGGCGATGCTGGCCGATGCGCGAGATCGTCGAAGCCATTTTCTATCTGCTGCGGACAGGATGTCCCTGGCGGCTTTTGCCCGACAGCTTTCCACCATGGCGCACGGTCTACCGGTGGTTCTGCACCTTGCGTGACGATGGGGTATTCGAAAGCCTCAATCATCATCTCGTGCAGATCGATCGCATCCGGACAGGGCGAGAACCAGCACCATCGGCCGCAGTCATCGACAGCCAGAGCGTGAAGACCTCCGAAGCAGGCGGACCTCGCGGTTACGACGCAGGCAAGAAGACCATGGGACGCAAGCGCCATGCAATGGTCGATACCGATGGTCGCGCCCTTATGATGCTGGTCCATCCTGCCGATGTGCAGGACCGCGACGGCGCGGTGCCCTTGCTCCAGCAGTCTCGCCAGCGGCATCCCTTCGTCGAGCGCACCTATGCCGACAGCGCCTACAACAGCGATCGCGTCCGGGACGCCACCTCCATTACGATCGAAATCGTCCGCAAATTCGCCGATCAGACCGGCTTTGTCGTCCATCCCAGACGATGGGTCGTCGAACGCACCTTCGCATGGATGAACCGCAATCGTCGCCTCGCCAAAGACTTCGAGCGGACTATCAAATCCGCAACCGCGCTTCTCTATGCCGCCGCTGCCATCGTCCTCATCCGACGCATCGCTCGTTACGCATGA
- a CDS encoding RelA/SpoT family protein: MLRQYELVERVKRYDPDADEAMINRAYVFSVQKHGSQKRASGDPYFSHPIEVAGILTDFNLDDQTIVTALLHDTIEDTLVTYEEIEHAFGKDVAKMVDGVTKLSKIEAMSENERAAENLRKFLLAMSDDIRVLLVKLADRLHNMRTLHFIKNEQKRRRIARETMDIYAPLAERIGMYDFMREMQLLAFRELEPEAYDSITKRLEQLKEGGHDKVDRIGAELQLLLGGKGLPVTVSGREKHPYSIWKKMQERHISFEQLTDVMAFRVITETTEDCYRALGVIHQTYKMVPGRFKDYISTPKRNGYRSLHTTVIHQDNARIEVQIRSRDMHNDAELGLAAHWAYKQKGDAGDHHAAWLRDLVEILEQSQDADELLEHTRMAMYQDRIFAFSPKGELHQLPKGSTPVDFAYAVHTSLGNQTVGAKVNGRVVPLRTTLENGDQVEILKSEGQEPQPGWLTFAITGKARAAIRRYIRQKQRGEEVALGEKLYEEIIGRFSPELASELGDKALKAALKRLKLDDRASLMVAIATHRLLDSEVMEALVPGSTSGEGMEEAHPRQHAPVSIRGLTPGIAYNLGDCCHPVPGDRIVGVRRTGEPIEVHTIDCRSLEVDQNDDWVDLSWDSKSKGGTARLQVIVKNQPGALAAVTNVFGATKANILNLQLVNREGPFHTDIIDLEVADAQHLNRILSALRGLDTVVQADRV; this comes from the coding sequence ATGTTACGCCAGTACGAACTTGTTGAACGGGTAAAACGCTACGATCCGGATGCGGACGAAGCGATGATCAACCGCGCCTATGTGTTTTCGGTCCAGAAACATGGCAGCCAGAAGCGCGCCAGCGGCGACCCTTATTTCAGCCATCCGATTGAAGTCGCAGGCATTTTGACCGACTTCAATCTGGACGACCAGACCATCGTGACGGCTCTGCTGCACGACACGATAGAAGATACGCTCGTCACCTATGAGGAGATCGAGCACGCCTTCGGCAAGGACGTCGCCAAAATGGTCGACGGCGTCACCAAGCTCAGCAAGATCGAGGCCATGTCCGAAAATGAGCGGGCGGCGGAGAATTTGCGCAAATTCCTGCTCGCCATGTCGGACGATATCCGCGTGCTGTTGGTGAAGCTGGCCGATCGCCTTCACAATATGCGCACGCTGCATTTCATCAAGAATGAGCAGAAGCGCCGCCGCATCGCCCGCGAGACGATGGACATCTACGCCCCGCTGGCGGAGCGGATCGGCATGTACGACTTTATGCGCGAGATGCAGCTTCTGGCCTTCCGCGAGCTGGAGCCGGAAGCCTATGACAGCATCACCAAGCGCCTCGAACAGCTCAAGGAAGGCGGCCATGACAAGGTCGACCGGATCGGCGCGGAACTGCAACTGCTGCTGGGCGGCAAGGGCTTGCCCGTTACCGTTTCGGGCCGCGAAAAGCATCCCTATTCCATCTGGAAGAAGATGCAGGAACGCCACATCAGCTTCGAGCAGCTCACCGATGTCATGGCGTTCCGCGTGATCACCGAGACGACGGAGGACTGCTACCGCGCGCTCGGCGTCATCCACCAGACCTATAAAATGGTGCCCGGCCGCTTCAAGGACTACATCTCCACCCCGAAGCGCAACGGCTACCGATCGCTGCACACCACCGTCATCCATCAGGACAATGCCCGGATCGAGGTGCAGATTCGCAGCCGCGACATGCACAATGACGCCGAACTCGGCCTCGCCGCGCACTGGGCCTATAAGCAGAAGGGCGATGCGGGCGACCACCATGCCGCCTGGCTGCGCGATCTGGTCGAAATCCTGGAGCAGAGTCAGGATGCGGACGAGCTGCTCGAACATACCCGCATGGCGATGTATCAGGACCGAATCTTCGCCTTCTCCCCCAAGGGCGAGCTGCACCAGTTGCCCAAGGGATCGACGCCGGTTGACTTCGCCTATGCGGTGCACACCTCGCTCGGCAACCAGACCGTCGGCGCCAAGGTCAACGGCCGCGTCGTGCCGCTGCGCACCACGCTGGAAAATGGCGATCAGGTCGAAATATTGAAGTCGGAGGGGCAGGAGCCGCAGCCCGGCTGGCTGACCTTCGCCATCACCGGCAAGGCCCGCGCCGCCATCCGCCGCTATATCCGCCAGAAACAGCGCGGCGAGGAAGTGGCGCTGGGCGAGAAGCTCTATGAGGAGATTATCGGCCGCTTCTCCCCCGAACTGGCAAGCGAACTGGGCGACAAGGCACTGAAGGCCGCCCTGAAACGGCTCAAACTGGACGACCGCGCCTCGCTGATGGTCGCCATCGCCACGCACCGGCTGCTCGATTCGGAAGTGATGGAGGCTCTCGTCCCCGGCTCCACCAGCGGGGAAGGGATGGAGGAAGCCCATCCGCGCCAGCATGCCCCGGTCTCGATCCGCGGCCTGACGCCAGGCATCGCCTATAATCTGGGCGATTGCTGCCACCCCGTCCCCGGCGACCGCATCGTCGGCGTCCGCCGCACCGGCGAGCCGATCGAGGTCCACACCATCGACTGCCGCTCGCTGGAAGTCGATCAGAATGACGATTGGGTCGATCTGAGCTGGGACAGCAAGTCGAAGGGCGGCACGGCGCGGCTCCAGGTGATCGTGAAGAACCAGCCGGGCGCGCTGGCCGCCGTCACCAATGTGTTCGGCGCGACCAAGGCGAACATCCTCAACCTGCAACTGGTAAACCGCGAAGGCCCCTTCCACACCGATATCATCGACCTGGAAGTGGCCGACGCCCAGCATCTCAACCGCATCCTTTCAGCCCTGCGCGGGCTGGACACGGTGGTTCAGGCGGATCGGGTTTAG